Proteins from one Cellulosilyticum lentocellum DSM 5427 genomic window:
- a CDS encoding FeoA family protein: protein MPLTMAGIGESNLIKKVGGKEEVRRFLESLGFVMGGKVTVISKLDGNVIVNIKESRVALNKEMASKILI, encoded by the coding sequence ATGCCTTTAACAATGGCAGGTATCGGAGAAAGCAACTTGATTAAGAAAGTTGGCGGTAAAGAAGAAGTAAGGAGATTTTTAGAAAGTTTAGGCTTTGTTATGGGAGGTAAGGTAACAGTAATCTCCAAATTAGATGGCAATGTGATTGTCAATATTAAAGAATCAAGAGTAGCTCTTAATAAAGAAATGGCTAGTAAAATTTTAATATAG
- a CDS encoding FeoB-associated Cys-rich membrane protein, translating to MGTFIVGSIVVVIMGIAIRSIIKDRKNGKACGCGQSCKGCSGHCNH from the coding sequence ATGGGAACTTTTATAGTGGGCAGTATAGTTGTAGTCATTATGGGAATAGCTATTAGGAGCATTATTAAAGATAGAAAGAATGGCAAGGCGTGTGGCTGCGGTCAAAGTTGTAAAGGTTGCAGTGGACACTGCAATCATTAG
- a CDS encoding FeoA family protein has protein sequence MKTLKEMKCGETIKVVKLHGMGAVKRRLMDMGLTKGTEVYVRKVAPLGDPIEVTVRGYELSLRKADAEMIEVE, from the coding sequence ATGAAAACGCTAAAAGAAATGAAATGTGGTGAAACCATTAAGGTAGTTAAGCTTCATGGTATGGGAGCTGTCAAAAGACGTTTGATGGATATGGGACTTACTAAAGGAACAGAGGTTTATGTGAGAAAAGTAGCACCTCTAGGTGATCCTATTGAAGTAACAGTTAGGGGCTATGAACTGTCTCTTAGAAAAGCAGATGCTGAAATGATAGAAGTTGAATAA
- the feoB gene encoding ferrous iron transport protein B, translating into MSIKIALAGNPNCGKTTLFNALTGSNQFVGNWPGVTVEKKEGKLKGHEDVIIIDLPGIYSLSPYTLEEVVARNYLINETPDVILNIVDGTNLERNLYLSTQLIELGIPVVMAVNMMDIVSKNGDLIHIDKLSQKLGCPVVEISALKGKGISEAAEKAVQLAKGKKAVQRVHEFSAEVENVLTHIESKIADDVKENQRRFFAIKLLERDEKINSLMNKVPDVSVEINGLEESMDDDTESIITNERYLYITSMISKCYVKKNRDQLSVSDRIDRIVTNRFLALPIFAVVMFIVYYISVTTVGTIATDWANDGVFGEGWQLFGMTIPGIPVIIEAGLNAIGCADWLKGLVLDGIVGGVGAVLGFVPQMLILFIFLAFLEACGYMARVAFIMDRIFRKFGLSGKSFIPMLIGSGCGVPGIMASRTIENDRDRKMTIMTTTFIPCGAKLPIIALIAGALFNGAWWVAPSAYFVGIAAIVISGIILKKTKMFAGDPAPFVMELPAYHWPTVGNILRSMWERGWSFIKKAGTIILLSTVIVWFTSNFGLVDGKLIMVEDLQDGFLADFGKLLAPIFAPLGWGDWKSSVAALTGLVAKENVVGTFGVLYGFSEVAEDGTEIWSTLAGQMPALAAYSFLVFNLLCAPCFAAMGAIKREMNNKKWFWFAIGYQTGLAYLASLCIFQIGQLITTGAFGLGTVVAIAVILMVIYLIVKPYSKVTNSIQTNDLKGL; encoded by the coding sequence ATGTCAATTAAAATAGCACTTGCCGGTAATCCAAACTGTGGTAAAACAACATTGTTCAATGCTTTAACCGGCTCAAACCAATTTGTAGGAAACTGGCCTGGCGTAACAGTAGAAAAAAAGGAAGGTAAGCTTAAAGGGCATGAAGATGTCATTATCATTGACTTACCAGGTATATATTCTTTATCGCCATATACTTTAGAAGAGGTGGTAGCTAGAAATTACCTCATTAATGAAACGCCAGATGTAATTTTAAACATTGTAGATGGAACAAATTTAGAAAGAAATTTATACCTTTCTACCCAACTTATTGAACTTGGTATACCGGTAGTTATGGCTGTCAATATGATGGATATAGTCAGTAAAAATGGCGATCTCATACATATAGATAAGCTTAGTCAAAAATTAGGATGTCCAGTTGTAGAGATTTCGGCTTTAAAGGGTAAGGGGATTAGTGAAGCTGCTGAAAAAGCAGTTCAGCTAGCAAAAGGTAAAAAAGCAGTTCAAAGAGTCCATGAATTTTCTGCGGAGGTAGAAAATGTACTTACCCATATTGAAAGTAAAATAGCAGATGATGTAAAAGAAAATCAAAGACGATTTTTTGCTATTAAACTTTTAGAACGCGATGAAAAAATAAATAGTTTAATGAATAAAGTACCAGATGTATCTGTAGAGATTAATGGGCTAGAAGAGTCAATGGATGATGATACAGAAAGTATTATTACCAATGAAAGATACCTCTATATTACCTCTATGATTAGTAAGTGCTACGTTAAAAAGAATAGAGATCAACTGAGTGTATCAGATCGCATTGACCGCATTGTAACCAATAGATTTCTAGCACTTCCTATCTTTGCAGTAGTTATGTTTATCGTTTACTATATTTCTGTAACCACAGTGGGAACTATAGCCACTGATTGGGCCAATGATGGTGTATTTGGTGAAGGATGGCAGCTTTTTGGTATGACTATCCCAGGTATTCCAGTTATTATTGAAGCCGGCTTAAATGCTATAGGCTGTGCAGACTGGTTAAAAGGATTAGTCTTAGATGGTATAGTTGGTGGTGTAGGTGCTGTTTTAGGCTTCGTACCACAAATGCTTATTTTATTTATATTCCTTGCCTTCCTTGAGGCTTGTGGTTATATGGCAAGAGTCGCTTTTATTATGGATAGGATCTTTAGAAAGTTCGGTTTATCAGGTAAATCCTTTATTCCTATGTTAATAGGTAGCGGCTGTGGTGTACCAGGAATCATGGCATCACGTACCATTGAAAATGATCGTGATAGAAAAATGACAATCATGACAACGACTTTTATTCCATGTGGTGCAAAGCTTCCTATTATTGCACTTATAGCAGGTGCGTTATTTAATGGCGCATGGTGGGTGGCACCAAGTGCTTATTTTGTAGGCATAGCAGCTATTGTTATTTCGGGTATTATTTTAAAGAAAACAAAAATGTTTGCAGGGGACCCAGCTCCTTTTGTTATGGAACTTCCAGCATATCACTGGCCAACAGTCGGTAATATCTTAAGAAGTATGTGGGAACGTGGTTGGTCCTTTATTAAAAAAGCAGGAACTATTATTTTATTATCGACAGTCATTGTATGGTTTACTTCTAACTTTGGATTGGTAGATGGTAAACTAATCATGGTAGAAGATTTGCAAGATGGCTTTTTAGCAGATTTCGGCAAGCTATTAGCCCCTATTTTTGCTCCTTTAGGTTGGGGAGACTGGAAGTCATCAGTAGCAGCACTTACAGGTTTAGTAGCCAAAGAAAATGTAGTAGGTACCTTCGGAGTATTATATGGTTTCTCAGAAGTAGCAGAAGATGGAACAGAAATTTGGAGCACCCTTGCAGGCCAAATGCCAGCACTTGCAGCTTATTCTTTCTTAGTGTTTAATTTACTTTGTGCACCTTGTTTTGCGGCTATGGGAGCCATCAAACGAGAAATGAATAATAAAAAGTGGTTCTGGTTTGCAATAGGTTATCAAACTGGCCTTGCTTATCTGGCATCATTATGTATTTTCCAAATTGGTCAGCTCATCACCACAGGCGCATTTGGTTTAGGTACAGTAGTGGCTATTGCGGTAATACTCATGGTGATTTATCTAATAGTTAAACCTTACAGTAAAGTAACGAATAGCATACAAACAAATGATTTAAAAGGCTTATAA
- a CDS encoding DUF3793 family protein, whose protein sequence is MSRACIQLEEMTQKKLAKQLAFQCAPLLVGIKVSNIFIVSIEDEEHVKALFKESRISYDILFKCEKRIVFFLYHKKHLQKHLLESKQQQLMKQLGYEESSLEEILKQVASRYQCYMSFKQQFPHELGILLGYPHEDVKAFIKNEGKDCLCTGYWKVYSNVNHAKKIFESYDQAKQMVLQMVANGMDIKEIVEKYHDKKQRPLAV, encoded by the coding sequence ATGAGTAGAGCATGCATTCAATTAGAAGAAATGACCCAAAAGAAATTGGCAAAGCAGTTAGCTTTTCAATGTGCCCCTTTATTAGTGGGCATTAAAGTTTCTAATATCTTTATTGTAAGTATAGAAGATGAAGAGCATGTCAAAGCATTATTTAAAGAAAGTAGGATTTCGTATGATATCCTTTTTAAATGTGAAAAAAGAATAGTGTTTTTCTTGTATCATAAAAAGCATTTACAAAAGCATCTTCTAGAAAGTAAACAACAGCAATTAATGAAGCAATTAGGATATGAGGAAAGTAGCCTAGAAGAAATTTTAAAACAAGTAGCAAGTAGGTATCAATGCTATATGAGTTTCAAACAACAATTCCCCCATGAACTAGGTATACTCCTTGGTTATCCACATGAAGACGTAAAAGCCTTTATAAAGAATGAAGGAAAAGATTGTTTATGTACAGGATATTGGAAAGTTTATTCTAACGTGAATCATGCTAAAAAAATATTTGAAAGCTATGATCAGGCAAAGCAAATGGTATTACAAATGGTTGCAAATGGTATGGATATTAAAGAGATTGTAGAAAAGTATCATGATAAGAAGCAAAGGCCATTGGCTGTTTAA
- a CDS encoding ABC transporter permease, whose product MRVFAFTSRNRKEILRDRLNLMFGLGFPLVLLFLLSAIQANIPVDLFVIHKLIPGIAVFGLSFISLFSGMLIAKDRGTSFLMRLFTTPLTASDYILGYTLPLLPIAIMQSLICFIAAFFLGLEISMNVVLALLVMLPTSVLFIGFGLLAGTLFNDKQVGAVCGALLTNLSAWLSGTWFDLSLVGGWFKTVAYAMPFAHAVEAGRAALTGNYSEIMPHLWWVIGYAVVIMAVAIIIFKKKMNSDQI is encoded by the coding sequence ATGAGAGTATTTGCTTTTACATCACGAAATAGAAAAGAAATTTTAAGAGATCGTTTAAATTTGATGTTTGGACTTGGCTTTCCACTTGTGTTGTTGTTTCTTTTATCAGCCATTCAAGCTAACATTCCAGTAGATTTATTTGTAATTCATAAGCTTATTCCAGGCATTGCTGTATTTGGTCTTTCTTTTATCTCACTTTTTTCGGGTATGCTTATTGCCAAAGATAGAGGGACGTCTTTTTTAATGAGACTTTTTACTACTCCACTTACAGCATCTGATTATATTCTTGGCTATACTTTGCCGCTATTACCTATTGCGATTATGCAAAGCTTAATTTGCTTTATAGCTGCATTTTTTCTGGGGTTGGAGATTAGTATGAATGTCGTTTTAGCACTCCTTGTTATGTTACCAACATCTGTTTTATTTATAGGATTTGGCCTTTTAGCAGGTACTTTATTTAATGATAAACAGGTGGGTGCTGTATGTGGGGCACTCTTAACCAACTTAAGTGCTTGGCTTAGTGGAACTTGGTTTGATTTAAGCTTGGTAGGCGGTTGGTTTAAAACAGTTGCTTATGCCATGCCTTTTGCTCATGCTGTAGAGGCGGGAAGAGCCGCTCTAACAGGTAACTATAGTGAGATCATGCCCCATCTGTGGTGGGTGATTGGTTATGCAGTCGTTATTATGGCTGTTGCGATCATCATTTTTAAAAAGAAAATGAATAGTGACCAGATTTAA